The proteins below come from a single Aegilops tauschii subsp. strangulata cultivar AL8/78 chromosome 6, Aet v6.0, whole genome shotgun sequence genomic window:
- the LOC109770914 gene encoding uncharacterized protein, translated as MGNASSMLTQYDIEEVQEHCSYLFSQQEIVSLYERFCQLDRSAKGFVSEDEFLSIPEFSTNPLSKRLLRMVDGLNFKEFVSFLSTFSARASLQQKIELIFKVYDIDGKGKVSFKDLVEVLRDLTGSSMSEQQREQVLTKVLEEAGYTQDSTLALEDFVTIIDHPGLKMEVEVPID; from the exons ATGGGGAACGCGTCGTCGATGCTGACGCAGTACGACATCGAGGAGGTGCAGGAGCACTGCAGCTACCTAT TCTCGCAGCAGGAGATCGTGTCGCTGTACGAGCGCTTCTGCCAGCTCGACCGCAGCGCCAAGGGGTTCGTCTCCGAGGACGAGTTCCTCTCCATCCCGGAGTTCTCCACCAACCCGCTCTCCAAG AGGTTGTTACGTATGGTTGATGGATTGAACTTCAAGGAATTTGTTTCTTTTCTCTCTACCTTCAGCGCAAGGGCCAGCCTTCAGCAAAAGATTGAGT TGATATTTAAGGTGTATGACATTGATGGCAAGGGGAAAGTATCCTTCAAGGACCTGGTAGAGGTTTTACGGGACCTAACGGGCTCATCCATGTCAGAGCAACAAAGAGAG CAAGTACTAACAAAGGTGTTGGAAGAAGCCGGGTACACACAGGATTCCACGCTAGCATTAGAAGATTTCGTGACG ATCATCGACCACCCTGGCCTGAAGATGGAGGTGGAAGTGCCCATCGACTAA
- the LOC109770913 gene encoding BTB/POZ and MATH domain-containing protein 1: protein MASSVAGGLPSRSAIVADTTSGHHLLTIHGYSRTKDIPTGERVKSHPFIIGGHRWRIDYYPGGVRPEVADYVSLSLILEEDGPAPVKAQYDICLVTKEEEAEQAASMASAPVDEFAPRKGWEYSKFVRRVELESSKYLTNDSFTVRCDIVVVHGYRAAAGMAALVSVPPCDLRENLGRLLDTGMGADVVFEVGGETVAAHRCVLAACSPVFAAQLFGPMKEGNAGVVRVEDMDAEVFKALLRFTYAGLLPETFKEDAVVCQHLLVAADRYGMGRLKLICEQKLCEYIDIGTAATILTLAEQHRCEGLKKACFDFLAAPPNLREVVATDGFQHLIASCPSLMVELMAMSPTH from the coding sequence ATGGCGTCCTCCGTCGCCGGCGGGTTGCCGTCGAGGTCCGCCATCGTGGCCGACACGACCAGCGGGCACCACCTTCTCACCATCCACGGCTACTCCCGCACCAAGGACATACCCACCGGAGAGCGCGTCAAGTCTCACCCTTTCATCATCGGCGGCCATCGCTGGCGGATCGACTACTACCCCGGCGGCGTGCGCCCGGAGGTCGCGGACTACGTGTCCCTCTCCCTGATACTAGAGGAAGATGGCCCGGCGCCGGTGAAGGCCCAGTACGACATCTGCCTCGTTaccaaggaggaggaggcggagcaaGCCGCGTCGATGGCGTCGGCACCGGTCGACGAGTTCGCTCCCCGGAAGGGCTGGGAGTACTCCAAGTTCGTCAGGAGGGTGGAGCTGGAGAGCTCAAAGTATCTCACCAACGATTCGTTCACCGTCCGGTGCGATATCGTTGTCGTCCATGGTTACCGCGCCGCGGCCGGCATGGCGGCCTTGGTCTCTGTGCCCCCATGTGACCTGCGTGAGAACCTTGGCAGGCTCCTCGACACCGGGATGGGCGCCGACGTGGTGTTTGAGGTCGGCGGCGAGACCGTCGCGGCACACCGGTGCGTGCTCGCGGCCTGCTCTCCGGTGTTTGCCGCCCAACTCTTTGGACCCATGAAGGAGGGTAATGCCGGCGTCGTGCGCGTGGAAGACATGGACGCGGAGGTGTTCAAGGCGTTGCTCCGTTTCACATACGCCGGCTTGCTGCCGGAGACGTTCAAGGAAGACGCAGTCGTATGCCAGCATCTGCTCGTTGCTGCGGACAGGTATGGCATGGGGCGGCTAAAGCTGATCTGCGAGCAGAAGCTGTGCGAGTACATCGACATCGGCACGGCAGCAACCATCCTGACGCTGGCCGAGCAGCACCGCTGTGAGGGGCTGAAGAAGGCCTGCTTCGATTTTCTCGCCGCTCCACCAAATCTGAGGGAAGTCGTGGCCACCGACGGCTTCCAGCATCTGATCGCGAGCTGCCCTTCTCTTATGGTCGAGCTCATGGCTATGTCCCCTACACATTAG